In the genome of Streptomyces collinus, one region contains:
- the cofC gene encoding 2-phospho-L-lactate guanylyltransferase gives MQWTLVVPLKPLAQAKSRLADTADDGLRPDLALAFAQDTVAAALACPAVGDVAVVTDDARAGRELAALGAAIIPDEPGGGLNAALAHATRVVRSARPARAVAALNADLPALRPLELSRVLEAAAEFPRAFLPDAAAIGTTLLAAAAGRELRPAFGADSRARHRASGAVELPLAAVDSVRQDVDTGEDLRSALALGVGPHTAAAAARLLIPGQ, from the coding sequence GTGCAGTGGACCCTGGTCGTACCCCTGAAGCCCCTGGCCCAGGCCAAGAGCAGGCTGGCGGACACCGCCGACGACGGGCTGCGGCCGGACCTGGCGCTGGCCTTCGCCCAGGACACGGTGGCGGCCGCGCTGGCCTGCCCGGCGGTAGGGGATGTGGCAGTCGTCACGGACGACGCCCGGGCGGGCCGTGAGCTGGCGGCATTGGGCGCCGCGATCATCCCCGACGAGCCGGGCGGCGGCCTCAACGCCGCCCTCGCACACGCGACGCGGGTCGTACGGTCAGCCCGCCCGGCGCGTGCCGTGGCCGCACTGAACGCCGATCTGCCGGCCCTGCGTCCTTTGGAATTGTCCCGGGTACTGGAAGCCGCCGCTGAATTCCCGCGTGCATTTCTCCCGGACGCGGCCGCAATCGGCACGACCCTGCTGGCCGCCGCTGCGGGCCGCGAATTGCGCCCGGCCTTCGGCGCGGATTCCCGGGCCCGGCACCGCGCGTCCGGCGCCGTGGAACTGCCCCTCGCCGCGGTGGATTCCGTACGCCAGGACGTGGACACCGGCGAGGACCTGCGCAGCGCGCTGGCCCTGGGGGTCGGCCCTCATACGGCCGCGGCCGCCGCGCGGTTGCTGATACCCGGGCAGTAG
- a CDS encoding DUF3515 domain-containing protein: MNSFRHRHLCVLRVFRLPAVALLITVAGCSSADDSASAAVPSPDAKVAELCRNLDKVLPAKVNGQRREDPEPASALTASWGSPAIILRCGVPQPPEMVDPKVAEGRDPDAVAGGVNGVDWLMQEQDGGGYRFTTANREAYVEVRAPEGVDSSGVLIDLAAAVKKAIPVGIAS; the protein is encoded by the coding sequence GTGAACTCTTTCCGTCACCGGCACCTTTGTGTCCTCCGCGTGTTCCGCCTGCCCGCTGTCGCGCTGTTGATCACTGTTGCGGGCTGCTCCTCAGCAGACGACAGCGCGTCGGCGGCGGTTCCCAGTCCGGACGCGAAGGTCGCGGAACTGTGCCGGAACCTGGACAAGGTACTGCCCGCGAAGGTGAACGGTCAGCGTCGTGAGGATCCCGAGCCCGCGTCGGCGCTGACGGCGAGCTGGGGCAGTCCGGCGATCATACTTCGCTGTGGTGTGCCGCAGCCGCCCGAGATGGTCGACCCGAAGGTGGCGGAAGGGCGGGATCCGGATGCGGTCGCCGGGGGCGTGAACGGGGTGGACTGGCTGATGCAGGAGCAGGACGGCGGGGGGTACCGGTTCACCACGGCCAACCGTGAGGCCTATGTCGAGGTCCGGGCGCCGGAGGGCGTGGACAGCTCGGGTGTGCTGATCGATCTGGCCGCCGCTGTGAAGAAGGCGATCCCCGTGGGGATCGCCTCCTGA
- the rpmB gene encoding 50S ribosomal protein L28, translating to MAANCDVCGKGPGFGNNISHSHRRTPRRWNPNIQRVRTVVGGTPKRVNACTSCIKAGKVSR from the coding sequence GTGGCTGCCAACTGCGACGTCTGCGGCAAGGGGCCGGGCTTCGGCAACAACATCTCGCACTCGCACCGCCGTACGCCCCGCCGCTGGAACCCGAACATCCAGCGAGTGCGTACCGTGGTGGGCGGGACGCCGAAGCGCGTGAACGCTTGCACCTCGTGCATCAAGGCCGGCAAGGTCTCGCGCTGA
- the leuD gene encoding 3-isopropylmalate dehydratase small subunit, translating into MEAFTTHTGRAVPLRRSNVDTDQIIPAHWLKKVTRDGFEDGLFEAWRKDASFVLNQSERKGATVLVAGPDFGTGSSREHAVWALQNYGFKAVISSRFADIFRGNSLKNGLLTVVLEQETVDALWELTEQDPTAEITVDLESREVRAEGITAAFELDENSRWRLLNGLDDISITLQNEADIAAYEAKRPAFKPQTLPV; encoded by the coding sequence ATGGAAGCCTTCACCACCCACACCGGCCGGGCCGTGCCGCTGCGCCGCTCCAACGTCGACACCGACCAGATCATCCCCGCGCACTGGCTCAAGAAGGTCACGCGGGACGGGTTCGAGGACGGGCTGTTCGAGGCCTGGCGCAAGGACGCGTCGTTCGTGCTCAACCAGAGCGAGCGCAAAGGCGCGACCGTGCTGGTCGCCGGTCCCGACTTCGGCACCGGCTCCTCGCGTGAGCACGCCGTCTGGGCGCTGCAGAACTACGGCTTCAAGGCCGTGATCTCCTCGCGCTTCGCCGACATCTTCCGCGGCAACTCGCTCAAGAACGGCCTGCTCACGGTCGTTCTGGAGCAGGAGACCGTGGACGCGCTGTGGGAGCTGACCGAACAGGACCCCACGGCCGAGATCACCGTCGACCTGGAGAGCCGCGAGGTGCGCGCCGAGGGCATCACCGCCGCCTTCGAGCTGGACGAGAACTCCCGCTGGCGGCTGCTGAACGGCCTCGACGACATCTCGATCACCCTCCAGAACGAAGCCGACATCGCCGCCTACGAGGCCAAGCGCCCGGCGTTCAAGCCGCAGACCCTCCCGGTCTGA
- a CDS encoding lysophospholipid acyltransferase family protein produces the protein MPRRRIGFWYRFAAVICKPPLVVLLRRDWRGMEHIPAEGGFITAVNHNSHIDPFAYAHFQYNTGRVPRFLAKSGLFKKGFVGAAMRGTGQIPVYRESTDALSAFRAAIEAVDRGECVAFYPEGTLTRDPDGWPMTAKTGAARVALQTKCPVIPVAQWGCNELLPPYAKKPHLLPRKTHRVLAGPPVDLARFYDREMTAELLKEATEVIMAAVTAQLELIRGEKAPETPYDPRRERIEQRRRTQAQTQTHQKSGQTVQEEGLGK, from the coding sequence GTGCCCCGCCGCAGAATCGGCTTCTGGTACCGCTTCGCCGCGGTGATCTGCAAACCGCCGCTGGTGGTTCTGCTCAGGCGGGACTGGCGCGGAATGGAGCACATTCCGGCAGAGGGTGGATTTATCACCGCGGTGAACCACAATTCGCACATCGACCCCTTCGCTTACGCGCACTTTCAGTACAACACCGGGCGCGTCCCGCGATTCCTCGCGAAGAGCGGGCTTTTCAAGAAGGGATTCGTCGGGGCCGCGATGCGGGGCACCGGGCAGATCCCCGTCTACCGCGAGAGCACGGACGCGCTGAGCGCCTTCCGGGCCGCGATCGAGGCCGTGGACCGCGGGGAATGCGTCGCCTTCTATCCCGAGGGCACCCTCACCCGCGACCCGGACGGCTGGCCCATGACCGCCAAGACGGGGGCCGCGCGGGTCGCGCTGCAGACCAAGTGCCCGGTGATCCCCGTCGCCCAGTGGGGCTGCAACGAGCTGCTCCCGCCGTACGCGAAGAAGCCGCATCTGCTGCCGCGCAAGACGCACCGGGTGCTCGCCGGGCCGCCCGTGGACCTCGCGCGGTTCTACGACCGGGAGATGACCGCGGAGCTGCTGAAGGAGGCCACGGAGGTCATCATGGCCGCCGTGACCGCACAGCTGGAGCTGATCCGCGGTGAGAAGGCGCCGGAGACGCCGTACGACCCGCGCCGGGAGCGGATCGAGCAGCGGCGCCGTACGCAGGCACAGACGCAGACGCATCAGAAGTCAGGGCAGACCGTGCAGGAAGAGGGGCTGGGCAAGTGA
- the leuC gene encoding 3-isopropylmalate dehydratase large subunit, which yields MGRTLAEKVWDDHVVRRAEGEPDLLFIDLHLLHEVTSPQAFDGLRKSGRGVRRLDLTIATEDHNTPTLDIDKPIADPVSRVQLETLRKNAADFGVRLHPLGDVEQGVVHVVGPQLGLTQPGTTVVCGDSHTSTHGAFGALAFGIGTSQVEHVLATQTLPMSRPKTMAITVDGELPDGVTAKDLILAIIAKIGTGGGQGYVLEYRGEAIEKLSMEARMTICNMSIEAGARAGMIAPDETTFAYLQGRPHAPEGEDWDAAVAYWRTLRTDDDAEFDAEVVIDAAELSPFVTWGTNPGQGAPLSASVPDPASYEDASERFAAEKALEYMGLEAGQPLCSIKVDTVFVGSCTNGRIEDLRAAAELLKDRKVADGVRMLVVPGSARVGLQAVSEGLDVVFKQAGAEWRHAGCSMCLGMNPDQLAPGERSASTSNRNFEGRQGKGGRTHLVSPQVAAATAVLGHLASPADLTADAPTPAGV from the coding sequence ATGGGTAGGACACTCGCGGAGAAAGTCTGGGACGACCACGTCGTCCGGCGCGCGGAGGGCGAGCCCGACCTTCTCTTCATCGATCTGCACCTGCTGCACGAGGTGACCAGCCCGCAGGCGTTCGACGGTCTGCGCAAGAGCGGCCGTGGCGTGCGGCGTCTGGACCTCACCATCGCGACCGAGGACCACAACACCCCGACCCTGGACATCGACAAGCCGATCGCGGATCCGGTCTCGCGGGTCCAGCTGGAGACGCTGCGCAAGAACGCCGCCGACTTCGGCGTGCGCCTGCACCCGCTGGGCGACGTCGAGCAGGGTGTCGTGCATGTGGTGGGGCCGCAGCTGGGTCTGACCCAGCCGGGCACCACCGTCGTGTGCGGTGACTCGCACACCTCCACGCACGGTGCTTTCGGGGCGCTGGCGTTCGGCATCGGCACCTCCCAGGTGGAGCATGTGCTGGCCACCCAGACGCTGCCGATGTCCCGCCCCAAGACCATGGCGATCACGGTCGACGGCGAACTGCCCGACGGCGTCACCGCCAAGGACCTGATCCTGGCGATCATCGCGAAGATCGGCACGGGCGGCGGCCAGGGCTACGTGCTGGAGTACCGCGGCGAGGCCATCGAGAAGCTCTCGATGGAGGCCCGCATGACCATCTGCAACATGTCGATCGAGGCCGGCGCCCGCGCGGGCATGATCGCCCCGGACGAGACCACCTTCGCCTACCTCCAGGGCCGCCCGCACGCCCCCGAGGGCGAGGACTGGGACGCCGCCGTCGCGTACTGGAGGACGCTCAGGACCGACGACGACGCCGAGTTCGACGCCGAGGTCGTCATCGACGCCGCCGAGCTGTCGCCGTTCGTCACCTGGGGCACCAACCCGGGCCAGGGCGCACCGCTTTCGGCGTCCGTCCCCGATCCTGCTTCGTACGAAGACGCATCGGAGCGCTTCGCCGCCGAAAAGGCCCTGGAGTACATGGGGTTGGAGGCCGGGCAGCCGCTGTGTTCCATCAAGGTGGACACCGTCTTCGTAGGCTCGTGCACCAACGGCCGCATCGAGGACCTGCGGGCTGCGGCCGAGCTGCTCAAGGACCGCAAAGTCGCCGACGGCGTACGGATGCTGGTCGTCCCCGGCTCGGCGCGGGTGGGTCTGCAGGCCGTCTCCGAGGGCCTGGACGTGGTCTTCAAGCAGGCCGGCGCCGAGTGGCGGCACGCGGGCTGCTCGATGTGCCTGGGCATGAACCCCGACCAGCTGGCCCCCGGTGAGCGCTCCGCGTCCACCTCCAACCGCAACTTCGAGGGCCGGCAGGGCAAGGGCGGCCGCACCCACCTGGTCTCCCCGCAGGTCGCCGCCGCCACCGCAGTCCTGGGCCACCTGGCCTCCCCGGCCGACCTGACCGCCGACGCCCCCACGCCCGCTGGAGTCTGA
- a CDS encoding D-alanine--D-alanine ligase family protein, with translation MSTENLPQSPEQPPRKPRVAVVFGGRSSEHGISVVTAGAVLKAIDRTKYDVLPIGITQDGRWALTADEPERMAIVDRRPPSVDLLAESAEGAVILPVDPASREVVYSEPGSVPKALGEVDVVFPVLHGPYGEDGTLQGLLELSGVPYVGSGVLASAVGQDKEYMKRVFTSFGLKVGPYVVIRPREWEHDETAARKKIVDFAGEHGWPLFVKPSRAGSSIGITKVDDLSGLDEAIAEAQRHDPKILVEAALRGREIECGVLEFEDGPRASLPAEIPPPEAQAYYDFEAKYIDSTPGLVPAPLTPEETADVQRLAVDAFEAASCEGLVRADFFLTEDGEFVINEINTMPGFTPISMYPQMWQASGVSYPELIDLLVQAALRRSTGLR, from the coding sequence ATGAGCACCGAGAACCTCCCCCAGAGCCCCGAGCAGCCGCCTCGCAAGCCGCGTGTGGCCGTCGTGTTCGGCGGGCGCAGCTCCGAACACGGGATCTCCGTGGTCACGGCCGGCGCCGTCCTCAAGGCCATCGACCGGACGAAGTACGACGTCCTGCCGATCGGCATCACGCAGGACGGGCGTTGGGCGCTCACGGCGGACGAGCCGGAGCGGATGGCGATCGTCGACCGGCGCCCGCCGAGCGTCGACCTGCTCGCCGAGTCCGCCGAGGGCGCGGTGATCCTCCCGGTCGACCCCGCCAGCCGCGAAGTCGTCTACAGCGAGCCGGGATCGGTCCCCAAGGCGCTCGGCGAGGTCGACGTGGTCTTCCCGGTGCTGCACGGCCCGTACGGTGAGGACGGCACCCTCCAGGGCCTCCTGGAGCTCTCCGGAGTCCCGTACGTGGGTTCGGGTGTGCTCGCCTCGGCCGTCGGCCAGGACAAGGAGTACATGAAGCGGGTGTTCACCTCGTTCGGGCTGAAGGTGGGCCCCTACGTGGTGATTCGCCCGCGTGAGTGGGAGCACGACGAGACCGCCGCCCGCAAGAAGATCGTCGACTTCGCCGGCGAGCACGGCTGGCCGCTGTTCGTGAAGCCCTCGCGGGCCGGTTCGTCGATCGGCATCACCAAGGTCGACGACCTCTCCGGCCTCGACGAGGCGATCGCCGAGGCCCAGCGGCACGACCCCAAGATCCTCGTGGAGGCCGCGCTGCGCGGCCGGGAGATCGAGTGCGGGGTCCTGGAGTTCGAGGACGGCCCCCGGGCCTCCCTGCCCGCGGAGATCCCCCCGCCCGAGGCGCAGGCGTACTACGACTTCGAGGCCAAGTACATCGACTCCACCCCGGGTCTCGTCCCGGCGCCCCTCACCCCCGAGGAGACGGCCGACGTCCAGCGCCTGGCGGTCGACGCGTTCGAGGCGGCGTCCTGCGAGGGCCTGGTGCGCGCGGACTTCTTCCTCACCGAGGACGGCGAGTTCGTGATCAACGAGATCAACACCATGCCCGGATTCACGCCCATCTCGATGTACCCGCAGATGTGGCAGGCGAGCGGGGTGAGCTACCCGGAGCTGATCGACCTGCTGGTGCAGGCGGCACTGCGGCGCTCGACGGGCCTGCGGTGA
- a CDS encoding Lrp/AsnC family transcriptional regulator, translating to MVQAYILIQTEVGKASVVAETISKIPGIIQAEDVTGPYDVIVRAQADTVDDLGRMVVAKVQQVDGITRTLTCPVVHL from the coding sequence GTGGTACAGGCGTACATCCTGATCCAGACCGAGGTCGGGAAGGCCTCGGTCGTCGCCGAGACGATCAGCAAGATCCCTGGGATCATCCAGGCCGAGGACGTGACGGGACCGTACGACGTGATCGTGCGGGCGCAGGCCGACACCGTCGACGACCTCGGCCGCATGGTGGTCGCCAAGGTTCAGCAGGTGGACGGCATCACCCGCACCCTGACCTGCCCGGTCGTCCATCTGTAG
- a CDS encoding HU family DNA-binding protein, with protein MNKAQLVEAIADKMGGRQQAADAVDHVLDAIVRAVVSGERVSVTGFGSFEKVDRPARYARNPQTGERVRVKKTSVPRFRAGQGFKDLVSGSKKLPRGGEVSVKKAPKGSLTGGAGATVKKAAAKKATTKSAAAKKTTAKKTTAKKATTKTAAAKKTTAKKAPAKKTTATSKTTAAKKTTAKKAPAKKATAKKAPAKKSTARKTTAKKTTARKK; from the coding sequence GTGAACAAGGCGCAGCTCGTAGAAGCGATTGCCGACAAGATGGGCGGCCGTCAGCAGGCCGCCGATGCTGTCGACCATGTACTGGACGCCATCGTCCGCGCGGTCGTCTCGGGTGAGCGGGTCTCGGTCACCGGCTTCGGTTCGTTCGAGAAGGTCGACCGCCCGGCCCGGTACGCCCGTAACCCCCAGACGGGCGAGCGGGTTCGGGTCAAGAAGACCTCCGTTCCGCGCTTCCGCGCCGGTCAGGGCTTCAAGGACCTGGTCAGCGGCTCGAAGAAGCTCCCGCGTGGCGGCGAGGTCTCCGTCAAGAAGGCGCCCAAGGGCAGCCTGACCGGCGGTGCCGGCGCGACGGTCAAGAAGGCCGCCGCGAAGAAGGCGACCACGAAGTCGGCCGCCGCGAAGAAGACCACCGCCAAGAAGACGACGGCGAAGAAGGCCACCACGAAGACCGCGGCCGCGAAGAAGACCACGGCGAAGAAGGCGCCCGCCAAGAAGACCACGGCGACGTCCAAGACCACCGCCGCGAAGAAGACCACCGCGAAGAAGGCCCCGGCGAAGAAGGCCACGGCCAAGAAGGCGCCCGCCAAGAAGTCGACGGCGCGCAAGACCACCGCCAAGAAGACCACCGCCCGCAAGAAGTAA
- a CDS encoding NAD(P)H-dependent glycerol-3-phosphate dehydrogenase produces the protein MSKPVKAAVLSAGSWGTAFGMVLADAGCEVTLWARRPEVVEAINSSRTNPDYFPGVELPENVRATTDPAQAAADADFTVLSVPSQTLRGNLAEWSPLLAPDTVLVSLMKGVELGSAMRMSEVIDDVAKVGPDRIAVVTGPNLAREIAARMPAAAVVACTDEAVAQRLQAACHTPYFRPYTNTDVVGCELGGAVKNVIGLAVGIADGMGLGDNAKGSLITRGLAETTRLGMALGADPLTFSGLAGLGDLVATCSSPLSRNHTFGTNLGKGMTLQETIAVTKQTAEGVKSCESVLDLARRHGVDMPITETVVGIVHEGKPPVVALKELMSRSAKPERR, from the coding sequence GTGAGCAAGCCGGTCAAGGCGGCGGTGCTGAGCGCCGGTTCGTGGGGTACGGCCTTCGGCATGGTGCTCGCCGACGCGGGGTGCGAGGTCACCCTGTGGGCGCGCCGCCCGGAGGTCGTGGAGGCGATCAACTCCTCACGGACCAATCCCGACTACTTCCCGGGGGTCGAGCTCCCGGAGAACGTGCGGGCCACCACCGATCCCGCGCAGGCCGCGGCGGACGCCGACTTCACGGTCCTGTCGGTGCCCTCGCAGACCCTGCGCGGCAACCTCGCCGAGTGGAGCCCCCTGCTGGCCCCGGACACGGTCCTGGTGTCGCTGATGAAGGGCGTCGAGCTCGGCTCCGCGATGCGGATGAGCGAGGTCATCGACGACGTCGCCAAGGTCGGCCCGGACCGGATCGCCGTGGTGACGGGGCCCAACCTGGCCCGGGAGATCGCCGCGCGGATGCCGGCCGCGGCCGTGGTCGCCTGCACCGACGAGGCCGTCGCCCAGCGGCTCCAGGCCGCCTGCCACACGCCCTACTTCCGCCCGTACACCAATACGGACGTGGTGGGTTGCGAACTGGGCGGAGCCGTGAAGAACGTCATCGGCCTCGCCGTGGGTATCGCGGACGGCATGGGACTCGGCGACAACGCCAAGGGCTCGCTCATCACCCGCGGCCTCGCCGAGACCACCCGGCTCGGCATGGCCCTCGGCGCCGACCCGCTGACCTTCTCCGGACTCGCGGGCCTGGGCGACCTGGTGGCCACCTGCTCCTCGCCGCTGTCGCGGAACCACACCTTCGGCACCAACCTCGGCAAGGGCATGACCCTCCAGGAGACCATCGCGGTCACCAAGCAGACCGCCGAGGGCGTCAAGTCCTGTGAGTCGGTGCTGGATCTGGCCCGCAGGCACGGCGTCGACATGCCGATCACGGAGACGGTCGTCGGCATCGTGCACGAGGGCAAGCCCCCGGTGGTGGCTCTCAAGGAGCTGATGTCGCGCAGCGCGAAGCCCGAACGACGCTGA
- the thiD gene encoding bifunctional hydroxymethylpyrimidine kinase/phosphomethylpyrimidine kinase: MIPNVLTVAGSDSGGGAGIQADLKTMLALGVHGMSVVTAVTAQNSLGVQGGWELPVEAVRAQYRSVVDDIGVQAVKTGMLASAELVEAVAQLIAETDAPAVIDPVGVSKHGDALLAASALDSVRTKLLPVATVATPNLDEVAQITGVRVESEADMRRAAAAVLGYGPRWALIKGGHLPGDAVDLLTDGSEEHWLRAPRHDNRHTHGTGCTLASAIASQLAKGQSVPEAVAAAKEYVTGAVATGFALGGGIGPVDHGWRFRAGPER, from the coding sequence ATGATCCCCAACGTCCTCACGGTGGCGGGCTCCGACTCCGGCGGAGGCGCGGGCATCCAGGCCGACCTCAAGACGATGCTCGCGCTCGGCGTGCACGGCATGAGCGTCGTCACGGCGGTGACCGCGCAGAACTCCCTCGGTGTGCAGGGAGGTTGGGAACTGCCCGTGGAGGCCGTGCGGGCCCAGTACCGCAGCGTCGTCGACGACATCGGCGTCCAGGCGGTCAAGACCGGGATGCTCGCCTCCGCGGAACTCGTGGAGGCGGTCGCCCAGTTGATCGCGGAGACGGACGCCCCCGCCGTGATCGACCCGGTGGGCGTCTCCAAGCACGGCGACGCCCTGCTCGCCGCCTCCGCGCTGGACTCCGTCCGTACGAAACTGCTGCCGGTGGCCACCGTCGCCACACCGAACCTCGACGAGGTGGCCCAGATCACGGGCGTACGGGTCGAGTCGGAGGCGGACATGCGGCGGGCCGCCGCGGCCGTCCTCGGCTACGGGCCGCGCTGGGCGCTGATCAAGGGCGGGCACCTGCCCGGTGACGCCGTCGATCTGCTCACCGACGGATCCGAGGAGCACTGGCTGCGGGCGCCCAGGCATGACAACCGCCATACCCACGGCACCGGCTGCACCCTCGCCTCGGCGATCGCCTCCCAGCTCGCCAAGGGGCAGTCCGTGCCGGAGGCGGTGGCGGCGGCGAAGGAGTACGTCACCGGGGCCGTCGCGACCGGGTTCGCGCTCGGCGGGGGGATCGGCCCGGTGGATCACGGCTGGCGGTTCCGGGCGGGGCCTGAGCGCTGA
- a CDS encoding thiamine-phosphate kinase, with amino-acid sequence MKGTVGELGEFGLIRELTSRLTTTPAVRVGPGDDAAVVAAPDRRVVASTDILVEGRHFRRDWSTAYDVGRKAAAQNLADIAAMGAVPTALLLGLVVPAELPVTWPSELMDGLRDECQVAGAAVVGGDVVRGDSIMVSITALGDLRNQEPVTRAGARPGDRVAVTGWLGWSAAGYAVLSRGFRSPRAFVEAHRRPEPPYHAGPAAAGLGATAMCDVSDGLIADLGHIAEASKVRIDIRSGAIDIPSQMNDIGQAVGVDPMQWVLTGGEDHAIVATFPPDVKLPARWKVIGEVLNPSALPQVTVDGAPWTSKGGWDHFADIES; translated from the coding sequence ATGAAGGGCACTGTTGGTGAGCTCGGTGAGTTCGGGCTCATCAGGGAGCTCACCTCCCGTCTGACCACCACCCCGGCGGTCCGGGTCGGCCCCGGCGACGACGCCGCCGTGGTGGCCGCACCCGACCGCAGGGTCGTGGCGAGTACGGACATCCTGGTGGAGGGCCGGCACTTCCGGCGCGACTGGTCGACGGCCTACGACGTGGGCCGCAAGGCGGCCGCGCAGAACCTCGCCGACATCGCCGCCATGGGCGCCGTACCGACCGCGCTGCTGCTCGGCCTGGTCGTCCCGGCCGAACTGCCGGTGACGTGGCCGAGCGAGCTGATGGACGGCCTGCGCGACGAATGCCAGGTGGCGGGCGCCGCCGTGGTCGGCGGTGACGTCGTGCGCGGCGACTCGATCATGGTGTCGATCACCGCGCTCGGCGATCTGCGCAACCAGGAGCCGGTGACACGGGCGGGCGCCCGGCCCGGCGACCGGGTCGCGGTGACCGGCTGGCTGGGCTGGTCGGCCGCCGGGTACGCGGTGCTGTCGCGGGGGTTCCGCTCGCCGCGGGCGTTCGTGGAGGCCCACCGGCGGCCCGAGCCGCCGTACCACGCGGGTCCGGCCGCCGCCGGGCTCGGGGCGACCGCGATGTGCGACGTGAGCGACGGGCTGATCGCCGACCTCGGGCACATCGCCGAGGCGAGCAAGGTACGGATCGACATCCGCTCCGGAGCGATCGACATCCCGTCCCAGATGAACGACATCGGGCAGGCCGTGGGGGTCGACCCCATGCAGTGGGTGCTGACCGGGGGAGAGGACCACGCGATCGTGGCGACGTTCCCGCCGGACGTGAAGCTGCCCGCCCGCTGGAAGGTCATCGGCGAGGTCCTCAACCCCTCGGCGCTGCCCCAGGTGACGGTCGACGGGGCGCCGTGGACCAGCAAGGGCGGCTGGGACCACTTCGCGGACATAGAGTCATGA